One stretch of Oceanimonas pelagia DNA includes these proteins:
- a CDS encoding MASE1 domain-containing protein → MFSKWWPIVFWSVQKNLRSEQRLASGITQQSWLRAVLLFGGYFALAELGMWLAVPPFYSAPIWPATGLAVYCLSLWGRRYCYVIWLAAWSADMLHKTWITGHAAEPELLLVTGATALGSLLMALVSVILLQPLMLERTRRLGEGRIIWRLFLAVPVAAALSATPGIVSLQWYQPQSEGVLIGNWLTLDVGMSGVVCGRALYSQRQYHG, encoded by the coding sequence ATGTTCTCAAAGTGGTGGCCCATTGTGTTTTGGTCGGTTCAAAAAAACCTTCGCTCAGAACAACGCCTGGCGTCGGGAATTACGCAGCAGTCATGGCTAAGAGCAGTGCTGTTGTTTGGCGGGTATTTTGCCCTTGCCGAGCTGGGTATGTGGCTGGCGGTGCCGCCCTTTTACAGTGCCCCCATCTGGCCGGCAACGGGACTTGCCGTGTACTGCCTGAGCTTGTGGGGGCGGCGATATTGTTACGTGATCTGGCTGGCGGCCTGGTCGGCAGACATGTTGCACAAAACCTGGATTACCGGGCATGCTGCCGAGCCGGAACTGTTGTTGGTTACAGGTGCCACTGCACTCGGCTCCCTGCTGATGGCTCTGGTCAGCGTTATCTTGCTGCAGCCATTGATGCTGGAGCGCACCAGGCGTCTGGGAGAAGGCCGTATTATCTGGCGGTTGTTTCTGGCGGTGCCGGTGGCTGCGGCTCTGTCGGCCACTCCGGGCATTGTCAGTTTGCAGTGGTATCAGCCCCAGTCTGAAGGGGTTCTGATCGGTAACTGGCTGACCTTGGATGTCGGAATGTCTGGCGTTGTTTGCGGTCGTGCCCTTTATTCACAACGCCAGTATCACGGGTAA